A segment of the Centropristis striata isolate RG_2023a ecotype Rhode Island chromosome 15, C.striata_1.0, whole genome shotgun sequence genome:
AGGAGACCAGAAGACACAGCAGGAGTCCCACCGTTCTTCTTCCACATCCTCGAGACAAACAGGAAAAGGAAACAGCAGCAAGGACTGGGAACCAGGGGAGGACGAGCAAGGGGGCAAAGCAGTGACAAGTAAACAAGATATGACAGAGATGCAGTCTCAGTATCAGAAGGATTTCCCTCCTCCGACTTCCTGGCGCAGGAGGCGAACACCTGCCCTCCCACAGCCGGACAACATCGGCATCAACCCTGCCTTCAGGTGAGAGCAAGTTTAGACATCACGGTCTCCTGCAGGTGGATGTAGAGAGCAAATCATCAGCGTCTGTGTGCTTTGCTTCACAGGATCGACTTCAGCACAGTGCAAAGAGAGCACTACCCTGGTTGGCCCGCCATGAATCCAGGGAGGCTGAGAGAGCAGCTTTGTCCAGACAACCAAACATAAATAAGACAGTCAGAATAATGTTCAAATTTATGGATGACTGAAGCAAATGTCTTATTCCATCAAGTGGATATCAATACAAGCTTGTTTGTAAacagtaattttgttttgtggacttttatgtgtgtgtctttacatCAATTGTACAGCTTTATCTTATGAATAACACAATTGGAGTGAAATAGAAATTAGAGGTTTATGGGTTATGAGTTCACACAAGTTTATTCAGATTTAGTTGATTCTGCTTCCATGAGTGTGACTGAAGGACTCAGATCTTTTCAACACAAACTCTCTGAGGAAGGCTAACCCTTCCCCTCATGCAGCAAGTGATGCATTTCCCAGCAGCTGGTCAATCTGATGAGCTAATGGACTAATGGCATGCCCAGTGAATGGAGTCACTGGCTAAGGCCTAATGAAGTAATGCTAACACCAGACCTTTTAAAATTTTCAGACAGACTTGTGGTCAGTAAGGGAGAAAACAATCCACCCAGTGACTCACAACTGAAACATGATTCTCTTGCACAAGCAGGAGGAGGGATCAACAAAATGAGACTTCAGCAAGTCACAGATAACTTTTAAATATGACTATGTCGATTTGAAGATATGCTCAACTGTTGTCTTAGAGGTCCCCTattgtgaaatgtgtttttctgtcatcctTCAGCCAACCAGACCTGTGCATGTGGAAAGCTGAAGCCGCTGCATTGTTTTCCCCCTCCTCTTTGGTCTGCTGGCCCTCCTATGGGCAGTTTCAATTTGCCACTCGTTGGTGCGTAGATACAGGTGCTATTAGCATAAACAGGTGAATAATTACTCCCAGAGCCGTCAATCAAGGCTCTGACCGCTCCCACCTCCCTCTGCTTCTAGTCCGTCTCAGGCGCCATTTCGTCTCCAGTAGCATACGCCACTGTAACTCAGCTAGAGCGATGTGAAAGCGTGGACTGAGACACGCCAAATGTTCTGTTGTTGGCTGTAACAACGAGCACAAGAGTGTGTTTTATCTCCCAGCACTTGAGGAATGAAAGAATCAATGGCTCACTTTTATTAACGACAACCAGGTTCCTGCAGCAGCTAATGCCTTAGTCTGTGCTAACCATTTTACTCCTGACTGCTTCACCAACATGGCTCAATTTAGAGGTACCTGTACTACTATGTTCTTATACTGAACTACATTTTATAGGGGAATATTATACTTTGTACTCTAACACACTAATTCCACAGCTGTAATTACTATCTGggtcaatattttatattttaaacatttgatcattttataaaTTACTACAAAATATCATTGTTATGGGTGGGACATCATgttgcatttatgtacatgtaaGAAGTGTGTTAAAGTTGTTAATATGAAGCTAAACCTAATAATTTAGCTATAGTTTTGGTTATCCCATCTATAACAATGCtttttaatagttattttattttaaaaaaatgatatcagTGTTTAAAAGTAGTACTAAACCACAAAATTGAACTCTTTTAATTGTGACAGTTTGCATAATGAGTAGGCTTACTTTAATACTTCTAAGTATATTTTGCTACCAATACTTAtgtaattttaatatttgaaagaagaacttttacttgtaaaagGAGTTTCTTATCATTGTTGCATTGCTACTTTAACTTCTTCTGCCACTGCTGTTTTGCTCATAAACCCAGCATGAAAACCACAGTTCAATCACAAAGTTGTGTTGTTGAAAAGGcctgaaaaaaaacttaaatcaaAACCAGcaagaagaaaataatgttttaacagTAACAAATAGAGCTGCAACTTTGTGAATTCAATTATCAGTccatcttcacacacacacacacattg
Coding sequences within it:
- the si:dkeyp-69c1.9 gene encoding uncharacterized protein si:dkeyp-69c1.9 is translated as MFIKNANLQNPRRHHEFFLHSRPYRGEPPSVAGFLLYPDTPAKMETTTQEAFCFRPASHQDRGKGDQKTQQESHRSSSTSSRQTGKGNSSKDWEPGEDEQGGKAVTSKQDMTEMQSQYQKDFPPPTSWRRRRTPALPQPDNIGINPAFRIDFSTVQREHYPGWPAMNPGRLREQLCPDNQT